One window of the Chryseobacterium sp. CY350 genome contains the following:
- a CDS encoding FKBP-type peptidyl-prolyl cis-trans isomerase, which translates to MKKILLIAALALISCKRNTPQVHPPVGGVLSKSDLDVSRNRMKNLNALERKQIQDWVNNQDIKFYPTQLNYWTTVEGFDKRQRRPDDSPISYSYDLYDFDQTKIYDKPIQRNDASFGHFDELKAVENALRYMHNGEEITLLVPSSLAYGTFGDENKIDNDIPLIIKLKVL; encoded by the coding sequence ATGAAAAAAATACTTCTCATTGCCGCATTAGCTCTTATAAGCTGTAAAAGAAATACTCCACAGGTACATCCGCCTGTTGGTGGTGTTCTTAGTAAGAGTGATCTTGATGTCTCTAGAAATCGCATGAAAAATCTTAACGCACTGGAGAGAAAGCAGATTCAGGATTGGGTGAATAATCAGGATATAAAGTTTTATCCAACTCAGCTCAATTATTGGACGACGGTAGAAGGGTTTGATAAGAGGCAGAGACGTCCGGATGATTCGCCGATTTCTTATTCTTATGATCTTTATGATTTTGATCAGACTAAGATTTATGACAAACCAATTCAGCGAAATGATGCAAGTTTCGGACATTTTGATGAATTAAAAGCAGTAGAAAATGCATTGAGATATATGCACAACGGAGAAGAAATTACATTGCTGGTACCGTCATCACTCGCATACGGAACCTTTGGAGACGAAAATAAAATAGATAACGATATTCCTTTAATTATTAAATTAAAAGTTTTATAA
- a CDS encoding peptidylprolyl isomerase, translating to MNVDKETYEGLKDGLYANLQTTQGNLIVKFEDKKSPVTVANFVGLAEGKIDNKAKAKGVPFYDGTIFHRVIKDFMIQGGDPQGTGMGDPGYKFEDEKNDLKHTGKGVLSMANSGPNTNGSQFFITEIATPWLDGKHTIFGKVVKGDDVIDKIANVEKGAQDKPKTDIVLEKVSIFSKGDEYKGYDAAKTFTEGKSKIAANNKAMAEKAEADAKKAIEDLKAGMQVTESGLYYKITKKTEGKAPKAGDNVQVHYAGKLTNGTEFDSSFKRNEPLEFPVGTGRVIKGWDEGILLLKEGETATLLIPPAMGYGERGAGGVIPPNAWLIFDVELVKVP from the coding sequence ATGAACGTAGACAAAGAAACTTACGAAGGGCTTAAAGACGGACTTTATGCCAATCTTCAGACTACTCAGGGTAACTTGATTGTAAAATTTGAAGACAAAAAATCACCAGTTACTGTGGCTAACTTTGTTGGTCTTGCAGAAGGTAAAATTGATAACAAAGCTAAAGCAAAAGGAGTTCCTTTCTATGACGGAACAATTTTTCACAGAGTAATCAAAGATTTCATGATTCAGGGAGGTGATCCTCAGGGAACAGGAATGGGCGATCCCGGATATAAATTCGAAGACGAGAAAAACGATCTTAAACATACAGGGAAAGGTGTTTTGTCGATGGCTAACTCGGGACCAAATACCAACGGTTCTCAGTTTTTTATTACTGAAATAGCGACTCCGTGGTTAGACGGCAAACATACGATCTTCGGAAAAGTGGTGAAAGGTGACGATGTGATTGATAAAATTGCTAACGTAGAAAAAGGTGCTCAGGATAAACCTAAAACTGATATTGTGCTTGAAAAAGTAAGCATTTTCAGCAAAGGTGATGAGTATAAAGGGTACGACGCTGCAAAAACTTTCACTGAAGGAAAATCTAAAATCGCTGCAAACAATAAAGCGATGGCTGAAAAAGCTGAAGCTGATGCAAAAAAAGCAATAGAAGATCTTAAAGCAGGAATGCAGGTTACCGAATCTGGTCTTTATTACAAAATAACAAAAAAGACTGAAGGTAAAGCTCCAAAAGCTGGCGATAATGTTCAGGTACATTATGCAGGTAAGCTTACCAACGGAACAGAATTCGATTCTTCATTTAAAAGAAATGAACCTCTAGAATTCCCTGTAGGAACAGGAAGAGTAATCAAAGGATGGGACGAGGGAATTCTTTTGTTAAAAGAAGGTGAAACTGCTACTTTGTTGATTCCACCAGCAATGGGTTACGGTGAGAGAGGTGCAGGAGGAGTTATTCCGCCAAATGCATGGTTGATCTTCGATGTAGAATTGGTAAAGGTTCCATAA
- a CDS encoding ABC transporter ATP-binding protein — MKTLLYYLKPHKWLLILSLVLATINQVFSLFSPAITGNILDQLVTHPNHFDKEKNAARTLDQYLYGTDLYHGAFYFLGLLIGTAMISRIAKAFQDYVVNVITQKFGANIFTDGLQHSMALPYQEFEDQRSGETLSILTKVREDSVKFITNFINIFFGILVSIIFVSIYAIRLHWSIMPVYVVGIFLIAFITNLLSKKIKNIQKTIVTETTGLAGSTTESLRNIEIVKSLGLTKQEVKRLNNNTYKILGLELKKVKSIRSLSFIQGTMVNFLQQLITLTLLFLIFRNIVTPGQYLSLMFYGFFIFGPMQEIGNIIISYREAEASLHNFDTLMKKDVEEKPQNPKQIGAIKALAFKNVSFKHQSSSYKALNDISFEVKNGETIAFVGPSGSGKSTLVKLLVGLYRPKEGAIFYNTINGNEFDFDELRNQIGFVTQDTQLFAGTIKENLLFVNPNATEEDLDLALKKSSATSLIARADNGINTIIGEGGLKLSGGEKQRIAIARALLRRPNLLIFDEATSALDSITEEEITSTIRDISEEKEQITVLIAHRLSTIMHADRIYVLERGKVIETGSHENLLDLKGLYYAMWRQQIGERKVITQIV, encoded by the coding sequence ATGAAAACATTATTATATTATTTAAAACCACACAAATGGTTGCTTATTTTGTCATTGGTATTGGCAACGATCAATCAGGTTTTTTCTTTATTCAGCCCTGCGATTACAGGAAATATCCTCGATCAATTGGTCACCCATCCCAATCATTTTGATAAAGAAAAGAACGCAGCAAGAACGCTGGATCAATATCTCTACGGAACCGATCTGTACCACGGAGCATTTTACTTCCTGGGATTGCTGATTGGTACTGCGATGATCAGCAGAATTGCAAAAGCATTTCAGGATTACGTTGTGAATGTGATAACCCAAAAATTCGGAGCCAATATTTTCACTGACGGTCTGCAGCATTCGATGGCACTTCCCTATCAGGAATTTGAAGATCAGCGAAGTGGTGAAACGCTTTCTATCCTGACGAAAGTAAGAGAAGATTCGGTAAAATTTATCACCAACTTTATCAATATATTCTTTGGGATTCTGGTAAGTATTATTTTCGTGTCGATCTACGCCATCCGTTTGCATTGGTCGATCATGCCGGTTTATGTAGTCGGAATTTTCCTTATTGCTTTTATTACCAATTTATTAAGCAAAAAAATTAAAAATATTCAGAAAACAATCGTTACCGAAACAACAGGTTTAGCAGGAAGTACTACAGAAAGTCTGCGTAATATCGAAATTGTAAAAAGTTTAGGTTTAACGAAACAGGAAGTAAAACGTTTAAATAACAACACCTACAAAATTCTTGGGCTAGAACTTAAAAAGGTAAAAAGCATCCGCTCATTAAGTTTTATTCAGGGAACGATGGTGAATTTCCTGCAACAGCTGATTACGCTTACTCTTTTGTTTTTAATTTTCAGAAACATTGTAACTCCAGGACAATATTTATCATTAATGTTTTACGGATTTTTCATCTTCGGACCGATGCAGGAAATAGGAAACATCATTATTTCTTATCGTGAAGCTGAAGCATCGCTTCACAATTTTGATACCCTGATGAAGAAAGACGTTGAAGAAAAACCACAGAATCCTAAACAGATCGGCGCAATTAAAGCACTGGCATTTAAAAATGTTTCTTTTAAACATCAAAGTTCTTCCTATAAAGCTCTAAATGATATTTCTTTTGAAGTTAAAAACGGAGAAACCATTGCTTTTGTAGGGCCAAGCGGTTCCGGTAAAAGTACATTGGTAAAATTATTGGTCGGATTGTACAGACCTAAAGAGGGCGCGATTTTCTATAACACCATCAACGGTAATGAGTTTGATTTTGACGAACTTAGAAATCAGATAGGTTTCGTAACTCAGGATACGCAGCTTTTTGCCGGAACCATAAAAGAAAATCTCTTATTTGTAAATCCTAATGCGACGGAAGAAGATCTGGATTTAGCTTTAAAAAAATCGAGCGCAACTTCTCTCATCGCAAGAGCAGACAACGGAATCAACACGATCATCGGCGAGGGCGGACTAAAACTGAGCGGTGGCGAAAAACAAAGAATTGCCATTGCAAGAGCTTTGCTAAGAAGACCCAACTTGTTGATTTTTGATGAAGCAACATCTGCTTTAGACAGTATTACAGAAGAGGAAATCACATCAACGATAAGAGATATTTCCGAAGAAAAAGAGCAAATAACAGTATTGATTGCCCACCGACTAAGCACAATAATGCATGCTGACAGAATTTATGTTTTAGAGCGTGGCAAGGTTATTGAAACCGGTTCGCATGAGAATCTTCTCGATTTGAAAGGATTGTACTATGCAATGTGGAGACAGCAGATCGGGGAGAGAAAGGTAATTACGCAGATTGTTTAA
- a CDS encoding DUF6261 family protein, with translation MDEDKSNNKNLKTMMQKLIPLDSSRLPHAEFGQLIVRFFEDFASSSLDVTIDSDFKKLYNALQLQIPSYNAALDQIRASEESKQIGEFDHTRDLDMKALRDSLKPYRNSRIQSEIAAHASLHMLLSEYKEVEDESYEAETNKLNSLVARLQSSDYTSHVATMGIVKFINQLADSNTAFNTLFGQRSYKTSQKVVFDVKELRKSLAADYKKMTTYIATLATVKDDAYYKDVLAIINNGRNYFSTVVLARRTGKKSDVEKS, from the coding sequence ATGGATGAAGATAAATCAAATAACAAAAACCTAAAAACAATGATGCAAAAACTCATTCCTTTAGACTCATCACGTCTACCCCACGCAGAATTCGGTCAGTTGATCGTAAGATTTTTTGAAGATTTCGCCAGCTCGTCTCTCGATGTGACTATTGATTCAGATTTTAAAAAGCTGTACAATGCTTTGCAGTTGCAGATTCCGTCGTATAATGCTGCACTGGATCAGATCAGGGCAAGTGAAGAATCAAAACAGATTGGCGAATTCGACCATACCAGAGATCTAGATATGAAAGCTCTGCGCGATTCTCTGAAACCTTACAGAAATTCCAGAATTCAATCTGAAATTGCTGCCCATGCAAGTTTGCATATGCTTTTGTCTGAGTACAAGGAGGTAGAAGATGAATCTTACGAAGCTGAAACCAATAAATTGAATTCGCTTGTCGCAAGACTGCAGTCCTCCGACTATACTTCGCACGTTGCAACGATGGGAATTGTAAAATTCATCAATCAACTTGCAGATTCTAACACGGCTTTCAATACTCTTTTTGGTCAGCGCTCTTACAAAACATCGCAGAAAGTAGTTTTTGATGTCAAAGAATTAAGAAAATCTCTAGCAGCAGATTACAAAAAAATGACCACTTATATTGCAACCCTAGCAACGGTAAAAGATGATGCTTATTACAAAGACGTCCTCGCCATCATCAACAACGGAAGAAATTATTTCTCTACCGTTGTACTGGCAAGGAGAACCGGAAAAAAGAGTGATGTAGAGAAGTCTTAA